A portion of the Cryptomeria japonica chromosome 5, Sugi_1.0, whole genome shotgun sequence genome contains these proteins:
- the LOC131036402 gene encoding disease resistance protein LAZ5 isoform X1 — protein sequence MSPAQRDGEGRSVSLAKDVFLCHSGKQKIPVRELHKELTNKGVSCFFDDDPQSLPLAEKFPARIFGAAKKCRIAVLVISKNFIHSKWPMQELSAFFKAKSSGKNPHMKILPLFFMISPKSLSEITEDNQAWKDLGMSAKIRVEWHGALKKVRSIKGLVFKEVEDLVGFRDKVVKAICSLLLPHIPNSMQGHARQDQVLHGFASIPSTPPSDSSSFKDCYGRCSRVYCILHYFPWPS from the exons ATGAGTCCAGCACAAAG AGATGGTGAAGGAAGAAGTGTGTCTTTGGCTAAAGACGTCTTTCTCTGTCACAGTGGCAAACAGAAAATCCCTGTTCGGGAGCTACACAAGGAGCTGACAAATAAAGGTGTATCCTGCTTCTTTGATGACGATCCTCAAAGCTTGCCACTAGCTGAAAAGTTCCCTGCTCGTATTTTTGGAGCCGCTAAGAAATGCAGAATAGCAGTACTGGTTATCTCCAAGAATTTTATCCACTCAAAATGGCCAATGCAGGAACTTTCTGCTTTTTTCAAAGCCAAAAGTTCTGGTAAAAATCCCCACATGAAAATACTACCCTTGTTCTTCATGATATCTCCAAAGTCCCTTTCTGAGATTACGGAAGACAACCAAGCATGGAAAGACTTGGGGATGTCTGCTAAGATTCGGGTTGAATGGCATGGTGCTTTGAAAAAAGTAAGGTCAATTAAGGGTTTGGTGTTCAAAGAAGTTGAGGATCTGGTGGGTTTTAGAGATAAGGTTGTAAAAGCCATCTGCTCCCTGCTACTTCCCCACATACCCAATTCCATGCAAGGGCATGCACGTCAAGACCAG GTTTTGCATGGATTTGCCAGCATCCCTTCAACACCACCTTCAGACTCTTCTTCCTTCAAGGATTGTTATGGACGTTGCTCTAGAGTATATTGCATTCTCCATTATTTTCCATGGCCCAGTTAA
- the LOC131036402 gene encoding disease resistance protein LAZ5 isoform X2: protein MSPAQRDGEGRSVSLAKDVFLCHSGKQKIPVRELHKELTNKGVSCFFDDDPQSLPLAEKFPARIFGAAKKCRIAVLVISKNFIHSKWPMQELSAFFKAKSSGKNPHMKILPLFFMISPKSLSEITEDNQAWKDLGMSAKIRVEWHGALKKVRSIKGLVFKEVEDLVGFRDKVVKAICSLLLPHIPNSMQGHARQDQHPFNTTFRLFFLQGLLWTLL, encoded by the exons ATGAGTCCAGCACAAAG AGATGGTGAAGGAAGAAGTGTGTCTTTGGCTAAAGACGTCTTTCTCTGTCACAGTGGCAAACAGAAAATCCCTGTTCGGGAGCTACACAAGGAGCTGACAAATAAAGGTGTATCCTGCTTCTTTGATGACGATCCTCAAAGCTTGCCACTAGCTGAAAAGTTCCCTGCTCGTATTTTTGGAGCCGCTAAGAAATGCAGAATAGCAGTACTGGTTATCTCCAAGAATTTTATCCACTCAAAATGGCCAATGCAGGAACTTTCTGCTTTTTTCAAAGCCAAAAGTTCTGGTAAAAATCCCCACATGAAAATACTACCCTTGTTCTTCATGATATCTCCAAAGTCCCTTTCTGAGATTACGGAAGACAACCAAGCATGGAAAGACTTGGGGATGTCTGCTAAGATTCGGGTTGAATGGCATGGTGCTTTGAAAAAAGTAAGGTCAATTAAGGGTTTGGTGTTCAAAGAAGTTGAGGATCTGGTGGGTTTTAGAGATAAGGTTGTAAAAGCCATCTGCTCCCTGCTACTTCCCCACATACCCAATTCCATGCAAGGGCATGCACGTCAAGACCAG CATCCCTTCAACACCACCTTCAGACTCTTCTTCCTTCAAGGATTGTTATGGACGTTGCTCTAG